The following proteins are encoded in a genomic region of Flammeovirga pectinis:
- a CDS encoding LysM peptidoglycan-binding domain-containing protein produces the protein MTIQELQERYHFNRETPIVIGDRCKIFFGKLDEDEVIIISDLSPRIIEKEPVDSFEVGTTFSFEGTSDNADSYVYGSSQYTIRMLENYSDDVQNKVKEIMVEVDEDKLKQLEKELLYVLRLPELDRTQKLLDIKSLYSQGLYDETFKAIAYDYADDLLLDGDMLYLLGDMCEKGMGTFQNKEQARQFFARAAEVGITNATKRVEMIDAETIDNQQVVEEKNEEVVKTSRLKRKSGPVGNKKRGLSKKNQLRYSIIASLFFVLGLFVSSLFSSFTSSNDDEPIEVVTTPTGTDVETETPQEAENEVAFKNVEVDVLSQMGQLKNYTEAIKRLKEGITLIEQTQRTMTLTAKQSARLEQLNGYIMGQISALNDNKKDLFWTKHSCVSGETVISIANHYHVPEKNVLDDKGKVLNMDRILKNTEIVKIGIPALFFNHKVLPGESIGTISNKYDIQPADIRKLNELSSDILQPGQDLRVYIRS, from the coding sequence ATGACAATACAAGAACTTCAAGAACGCTATCATTTTAATAGAGAAACTCCAATAGTAATAGGGGATAGATGTAAAATATTTTTTGGTAAACTTGATGAAGATGAAGTTATTATAATTTCTGATTTATCTCCTCGAATAATTGAAAAGGAACCAGTAGACTCTTTTGAAGTTGGAACGACTTTTTCTTTTGAAGGAACCTCAGATAATGCAGATTCTTATGTTTACGGGTCTTCTCAATACACTATTAGAATGTTAGAAAATTATTCTGATGATGTACAGAATAAGGTTAAAGAGATAATGGTAGAAGTAGATGAAGATAAATTGAAGCAACTCGAAAAGGAGTTATTGTACGTGCTTCGTTTACCGGAATTAGATAGAACACAAAAGCTTCTTGATATTAAGAGTTTATATAGTCAGGGGCTATATGATGAAACTTTTAAAGCAATTGCTTACGATTATGCAGATGATTTACTTTTAGATGGAGATATGCTCTATCTTTTAGGTGATATGTGTGAAAAAGGGATGGGGACATTCCAAAACAAAGAGCAAGCAAGACAATTTTTTGCGCGTGCTGCTGAAGTAGGTATTACTAATGCAACCAAAAGGGTTGAAATGATAGATGCCGAAACAATAGATAATCAGCAAGTAGTTGAAGAGAAAAATGAAGAGGTTGTCAAAACATCTCGTTTAAAAAGAAAATCCGGTCCGGTAGGAAACAAAAAACGAGGCTTATCAAAAAAGAATCAATTAAGGTATTCTATAATAGCCTCTTTATTCTTTGTTTTAGGCTTGTTTGTTTCTTCGCTATTCTCATCATTTACATCTAGTAATGATGACGAACCAATAGAAGTTGTTACTACTCCAACTGGTACAGATGTAGAAACTGAAACACCTCAGGAAGCAGAAAATGAAGTAGCTTTTAAGAATGTAGAAGTTGATGTTCTTTCACAAATGGGACAGCTTAAGAATTATACTGAAGCTATAAAGCGTTTGAAAGAAGGAATTACATTAATAGAACAGACACAAAGAACAATGACGTTAACGGCTAAGCAGAGTGCAAGACTTGAGCAACTTAACGGTTACATAATGGGGCAAATATCTGCCTTGAATGATAATAAAAAGGATTTGTTCTGGACAAAACATTCATGTGTATCTGGAGAAACAGTAATTAGTATTGCTAACCATTATCATGTGCCAGAGAAGAATGTTTTAGATGATAAAGGAAAAGTGCTAAATATGGATAGGATTCTAAAAAATACAGAGATTGTAAAAATTGGAATTCCAGCTTTGTTCTTTAATCATAAAGTATTACCAGGAGAAAGCATTGGTACTATTTCTAATAAATATGATATTCAACCTGCTGACATCAGAAAGCTAAACGAATTATCATCAGATATTTTACAACCAGGACAAGATTTACGAGTTTATATTAGATCATAA
- a CDS encoding aspartate kinase yields the protein MITIAEAVEEIVRKSPFLEEAIVDGIVNYTGLARQIMPEVEDKLMKDVQIGGVVMAIQRLRPKLSKLDIEHEVLNYLKKMGEIIVRSDLVDYTFKNSPTLLGKQQELLKVIQGEKDVFQASSKGVYETNLVTSKKMMDQLISIFAGEDIISKKENLASLTMRLPQDNTSVPGIYYYLLKKIAWEGINIVEVISTTNEFTLILAKKDVNRTFGLLHNLVND from the coding sequence ATGATCACAATTGCAGAAGCTGTAGAAGAAATTGTACGTAAATCTCCTTTCCTGGAAGAGGCTATTGTAGACGGAATAGTTAATTATACAGGTTTAGCAAGGCAAATAATGCCAGAGGTTGAAGATAAATTAATGAAAGACGTTCAAATTGGTGGTGTAGTAATGGCCATTCAACGCTTACGTCCTAAATTATCAAAATTAGATATTGAACACGAAGTTTTAAATTACCTCAAGAAAATGGGGGAAATAATTGTACGTTCAGACTTGGTAGATTACACTTTTAAGAACTCTCCAACATTATTAGGAAAACAACAAGAGCTTTTAAAAGTTATACAAGGTGAAAAAGATGTTTTTCAAGCTTCGTCAAAAGGAGTTTATGAAACTAATTTGGTAACAAGTAAAAAAATGATGGATCAGTTGATTTCAATTTTTGCTGGTGAAGATATCATTAGTAAAAAAGAAAATCTAGCATCATTAACTATGCGTTTACCACAAGACAATACATCTGTTCCAGGTATCTATTATTATTTATTGAAAAAGATTGCTTGGGAGGGTATAAATATTGTAGAGGTAATTTCAACAACCAATGAGTTTACATTGATTTTAGCTAAGAAAGATGTAAATAGAACATTCGGATTATTACATAACCTAGTAAATGATTAA
- the dapA gene encoding 4-hydroxy-tetrahydrodipicolinate synthase: MEAFIGQGIALVTPFTSEGTIDFPALKRLLQHTKDVDYWVVNGTTAESATLTKNEKRQVLKFVQENNPTKRPIMFGAGSNNTAEVIEQLTTWDLSGVDAILSVCPYYVKPSQKGLIAHYSAIADASPLPILLYNVPSRTAVNMSVDTIVTLSGHKNIFGVKDAGGDLTQAMRVISHTPDDFLYISGDDALTVPIISIGGNGVISVLGNAVPQEFGSTVTNALNGDIKAATMQMSELLDFTDALFEEGNPVGVKAALEIAGICGKGVRLPLVEGSEILCSKLSSMYETIKISSRKSVFVSNFDARHAI; the protein is encoded by the coding sequence ATGGAAGCGTTTATTGGACAAGGCATAGCACTAGTTACACCATTCACATCAGAAGGTACAATAGATTTCCCTGCACTTAAGAGGTTACTACAACATACTAAGGATGTTGATTATTGGGTTGTAAATGGTACAACTGCCGAAAGTGCTACGCTTACAAAAAATGAAAAACGTCAAGTTTTAAAGTTTGTCCAAGAAAATAATCCAACAAAAAGGCCAATTATGTTTGGAGCTGGTAGTAATAATACTGCTGAAGTTATAGAACAATTAACTACATGGGACCTTAGTGGAGTTGATGCAATTCTATCTGTATGTCCTTATTATGTTAAACCTTCTCAAAAAGGATTAATTGCTCATTATAGTGCAATCGCAGACGCTTCTCCTCTACCAATTTTACTTTACAATGTTCCTAGTAGAACTGCAGTAAATATGTCTGTTGATACTATTGTAACATTATCAGGTCACAAAAATATTTTTGGTGTTAAAGATGCAGGTGGAGATTTAACACAAGCAATGAGAGTTATTAGCCATACTCCAGACGACTTTTTATATATCTCTGGCGATGACGCTCTAACAGTTCCAATTATTTCTATTGGTGGTAATGGTGTTATTTCTGTATTAGGAAATGCTGTTCCTCAAGAATTTGGAAGTACTGTAACAAATGCTCTTAATGGTGATATTAAAGCAGCTACTATGCAAATGTCTGAATTATTAGATTTTACAGATGCATTATTTGAAGAAGGAAACCCTGTTGGAGTAAAAGCTGCATTAGAAATTGCTGGTATTTGTGGCAAAGGGGTTCGTTTACCTTTAGTTGAAGGTTCTGAAATACTTTGTTCTAAATTATCAAGCATGTACGAAACGATTAAAATTTCGAGTAGAAAATCTGTTTTTGTATCAAACTTTGATGCAAGACACGCAATATAA
- a CDS encoding bifunctional methionine sulfoxide reductase B/A protein — MKKLTPFEEWVILNKGTERPFTGKYNRHDEPGTYICKKCSSPLYKSEDKFDSGCGWPSFDDEVEGAIKKVTDQDGQRTEIICSSCDAHLGHVFQNENLTPKNVRHCVNSISLDFEGIKAVSPKVAIFASGCFWGTQYYFLRTKGVISSTVGYIGGTKEHPTYEEICTGETGHAEAVKVVYDSDRIGYDYLAKLFFETHDPTQINKQGPDIGTQYRSEIFYFDDEQKEKAQVLIAQLKAQGLAVATSLTDAADLPFWEAEEYHQDYYEKTAGNPYCHIYTKRF, encoded by the coding sequence ATGAAAAAATTAACTCCATTTGAAGAATGGGTAATTCTCAATAAAGGAACCGAACGACCTTTTACAGGCAAATACAATCGACATGATGAGCCAGGCACATATATATGTAAAAAATGCTCATCACCTTTATATAAGTCTGAAGATAAATTTGATTCAGGTTGTGGATGGCCAAGTTTTGACGATGAAGTTGAGGGTGCGATTAAAAAAGTGACTGATCAAGATGGACAAAGAACAGAAATAATTTGTAGTTCTTGTGATGCACATTTGGGTCATGTATTCCAAAATGAAAACTTAACACCAAAGAATGTTAGGCATTGTGTTAATTCTATTTCTCTTGATTTTGAAGGAATTAAAGCAGTAAGTCCGAAGGTTGCTATTTTTGCATCAGGATGTTTTTGGGGTACGCAATATTACTTTTTGAGAACAAAAGGAGTAATTTCTAGTACAGTTGGTTATATAGGAGGTACAAAAGAGCACCCTACTTATGAAGAAATTTGTACTGGAGAAACAGGTCATGCAGAGGCTGTAAAAGTTGTCTATGATTCTGATAGAATAGGTTACGATTATTTAGCAAAACTATTCTTTGAAACACATGACCCTACTCAAATAAATAAGCAAGGACCTGATATTGGAACACAATATAGATCTGAAATATTTTATTTTGATGATGAACAGAAGGAAAAAGCACAAGTTTTAATTGCTCAACTTAAGGCACAAGGGTTAGCTGTTGCAACTTCTTTAACTGATGCAGCTGACTTGCCTTTTTGGGAAGCAGAGGAGTATCATCAGGATTATTATGAGAAAACGGCAGGGAATCCATATTGCCATATTTATACAAAACGCTTTTAA
- a CDS encoding glutathione peroxidase — protein MSAQFYSYSALTSAGNELSMDDFEGKVILVVNTATQCGLTPQFKGLEELYIKYKDKGFVILGFPCNQFANQEPLSNEEMASSCELNFGVTFPLFQKVDVNGSNAHPIFKYLKDALPGTFFNGIKWNFTKFLIGKDGNPIERFAPTTTPDKIEKDVIKALA, from the coding sequence ATGAGCGCACAATTCTACTCTTACTCTGCACTAACTTCTGCAGGTAACGAATTATCAATGGATGATTTTGAAGGCAAAGTAATTTTAGTAGTTAATACAGCAACACAATGCGGATTAACTCCTCAATTTAAAGGGCTTGAAGAATTATACATAAAATATAAAGATAAAGGGTTTGTAATTTTAGGTTTTCCATGTAATCAGTTTGCTAACCAAGAACCATTAAGTAATGAAGAAATGGCATCTTCTTGCGAATTAAATTTTGGTGTCACTTTCCCTCTTTTTCAGAAAGTTGATGTAAATGGTAGTAATGCACACCCTATATTTAAATATTTAAAAGATGCATTACCTGGTACATTTTTTAATGGTATCAAATGGAACTTTACTAAGTTTTTGATTGGTAAAGATGGCAATCCTATTGAAAGGTTCGCACCGACTACTACTCCAGATAAAATTGAAAAGGACGTTATAAAAGCACTCGCTTAA